Proteins encoded within one genomic window of Candidatus Pseudothioglobus singularis PS1:
- the nagB gene encoding glucosamine-6-phosphate deaminase, whose translation MRVVILPTEKEASDFAADFIEKFITEKNDSVLGLATGSSVLLTYDAIIDKYNEGNLSFKNVISFNLDEYVGLEPNHKQSYRHYMSEKLFSHIDINENNIHIPECLDGDFESTCENYESKIKSHGGIDLQLLGVGSNGHIGFNEPTSSLNSRTRVKTLTKNTIANNARFFDASEPQPSIAITMGIGTIMDAKNILLLGLGQHKSKAVADLVEGPLSSFCPGSVLQYHENAIIVLDQLAASNLKLYDYYVHSEKMNVEYMA comes from the coding sequence ATGAGAGTAGTAATACTTCCAACTGAAAAAGAGGCGAGTGATTTTGCAGCGGACTTTATTGAAAAATTTATAACTGAAAAAAATGATTCAGTTCTTGGGCTGGCCACAGGAAGTTCAGTTTTATTAACCTATGATGCAATCATTGATAAATATAATGAAGGAAATCTAAGTTTTAAAAATGTCATTTCTTTCAACTTAGATGAGTATGTCGGACTAGAGCCTAATCATAAGCAAAGCTACAGGCATTACATGAGTGAAAAACTATTCAGTCATATTGATATTAATGAAAATAATATTCATATACCTGAATGCCTAGATGGAGATTTTGAATCGACATGTGAAAATTATGAGTCCAAAATAAAAAGTCATGGCGGTATTGATCTTCAGCTTTTAGGGGTTGGGTCTAACGGTCATATTGGCTTCAATGAACCAACTTCAAGCCTTAACTCTAGAACTAGAGTAAAAACACTCACTAAAAATACAATTGCAAATAATGCGCGCTTCTTTGATGCTTCAGAGCCACAGCCTTCCATTGCAATTACGATGGGAATAGGAACTATTATGGATGCGAAAAATATCTTACTACTTGGGCTTGGTCAGCATAAGAGTAAAGCGGTCGCTGATCTAGTTGAGGGTCCATTATCATCTTTTTGCCCCGGTAGTGTTCTTCAATATCATGAAAATGCTATCATTGTTCTTGATCAGCTTGCTGCATCAAATCTTAAGCTCTATGATTATTACGTTCATAGTGAAAAAATGAATGTAGAATATATGGCATAA
- a CDS encoding nitrilase-related carbon-nitrogen hydrolase translates to MKINIGIFQYEMQDEIPLEKIGRLETQLNNNPQLDLVVCPELFISGYGSFEKIQQYSETSDGKYANRISSLAIETNTAIIYGYPEISDDRLFNSAQLFDSLGLSMANHRKKMLPPTADESKIFTPGQDSSIVSISGIKIAIVICYELEFPELIRDLAMQDVQLIICPTGQSSNWPAAAIHNCRTRAFENGIFVAYANSTGKLNNINFMGGSKIIGPDGIDLVSAEQGEKLICTEIDTDDILLVREKLPYLDDSRKLY, encoded by the coding sequence ATGAAAATAAATATCGGAATTTTTCAATATGAAATGCAGGATGAGATTCCTCTTGAAAAGATAGGCAGACTTGAAACCCAATTAAATAATAATCCCCAATTAGATTTAGTCGTATGTCCTGAGTTATTTATATCCGGTTATGGAAGTTTTGAAAAAATACAACAATATAGTGAAACCAGTGATGGTAAATATGCCAATAGAATATCATCCCTAGCAATAGAAACTAATACTGCAATTATTTATGGTTACCCAGAGATAAGTGATGATAGGCTTTTCAATTCAGCTCAACTTTTTGACTCTTTAGGCCTATCAATGGCTAACCATCGTAAAAAAATGTTGCCACCAACCGCGGATGAGTCAAAAATATTTACACCTGGTCAGGATAGCTCTATCGTCTCAATCAGTGGCATCAAAATAGCAATCGTTATATGTTATGAGTTAGAGTTTCCAGAGCTCATAAGAGACTTAGCAATGCAAGATGTCCAGTTAATCATTTGCCCAACTGGGCAGTCGTCGAATTGGCCAGCAGCTGCTATTCATAACTGCAGAACAAGAGCATTCGAGAATGGCATATTCGTAGCATATGCAAACTCAACAGGCAAGCTGAATAATATTAACTTCATGGGTGGGAGTAAGATTATCGGTCCAGATGGGATAGATCTTGTTAGCGCAGAACAAGGGGAAAAACTGATTTGCACTGAGATTGATACCGATGATATTTTATTAGTGCGCGAAAAACTACCTTATCTAGATGATTCAAGAAAACTCTATTAA
- a CDS encoding SDR family NAD(P)-dependent oxidoreductase: protein MSNKHLIFGATGAIGSSLAKQLKESSQDAHLVARNEDELKSISENLGFTFTVADVLEDGFIDKIKSDTSEFNINGLAYCIGSIDLKPLKRVTESDLHQCMKLNLYSAIEAIKGFQDDLKKNHGSIVLFSSVAAQKGFTNHTIIASAKAAIEGLTVTLAAEFAPSIRVNCIAPSLTDSKISQSMLKSEVVAEALAKAHPLKRLGEGKDSASLAGFLLGEGSSWVTGQIIGVDGGRSRLS from the coding sequence ATGTCAAACAAACACCTCATATTTGGAGCAACTGGGGCAATAGGCTCTAGTCTGGCTAAACAACTAAAGGAGTCTAGCCAGGATGCACATCTCGTTGCCAGAAATGAAGATGAGCTTAAATCTATTTCAGAGAATCTGGGTTTTACTTTCACAGTTGCTGATGTTTTGGAGGATGGCTTTATAGATAAAATTAAGTCTGATACATCGGAATTTAATATTAATGGACTTGCTTACTGTATCGGCTCGATTGACTTAAAACCCCTCAAGAGAGTAACTGAATCTGACTTACATCAGTGTATGAAACTAAATCTTTACTCAGCGATCGAGGCAATCAAAGGCTTTCAAGATGATCTAAAAAAGAATCATGGGTCGATTGTACTGTTCTCGTCTGTGGCTGCGCAAAAAGGCTTCACAAATCATACAATTATTGCATCTGCCAAAGCTGCTATTGAGGGCTTAACGGTGACCCTTGCTGCAGAGTTTGCCCCAAGTATTCGCGTCAACTGCATAGCGCCAAGTCTGACTGATTCAAAGATTTCTCAGTCGATGCTTAAAAGTGAAGTGGTTGCCGAGGCACTTGCTAAGGCTCACCCGCTCAAGAGACTGGGCGAAGGAAAAGACTCGGCCTCTCTTGCTGGTTTTCTTCTAGGTGAAGGAAGCTCTTGGGTTACAGGTCAAATAATTGGAGTTGATGGGGGTCGCTCTAGACTTTCTTAG
- a CDS encoding DUF2721 domain-containing protein: MDITTPALLFPAISLLFVAYTNRLHSLSVLIRAMTTEGSDESKTKHADEQLNILEKRVIYIRRMQVFGVMSFIFNLMTIILVYLKYYILANYIFGFGLLMLSGSLFFALLETIISTKALDIHLKNYKS; the protein is encoded by the coding sequence ATGGATATTACAACTCCCGCACTTCTCTTTCCTGCAATCTCTTTGTTATTTGTAGCCTATACAAACCGCCTTCACTCACTGAGTGTCTTAATTCGGGCGATGACAACTGAAGGGAGCGATGAGTCCAAGACAAAGCACGCAGATGAGCAACTGAATATTCTTGAAAAGCGTGTGATCTATATTAGAAGGATGCAGGTTTTTGGCGTAATGAGTTTTATTTTTAACTTGATGACCATTATTTTGGTCTACTTAAAATATTACATACTCGCCAACTACATTTTTGGTTTTGGCCTATTGATGCTCTCTGGCTCTTTATTTTTTGCGCTTCTTGAAACAATAATATCAACAAAGGCGCTCGACATTCATCTAAAGAATTATAAGTCCTAG
- the nagA gene encoding N-acetylglucosamine-6-phosphate deacetylase, which produces MKQAITGSKLFNGIDFIEHKALLIEDQHIAGIVNKDAIPTDFQVKKLDGGILSPGFIDLQVNGGGGKLFNNSPDKESLNTIISAHQYFGTTSIMPTVISDSLNILQKCTDTISNEIDNNHSLLGIHIEGPFFNVKYRGVHQKQYINTINASYLNLFETLDKFPVMLTLAPECISIKQLKHLNSLGFKILAGHTDANYDQLEEAVKYGLDGFTHLFNAMGQISAREPGVVGSAFDFDETSASIIVDLHHVHPSLINLSFKQKPKGKLFFVSDSMATINHGEPSFELYDEVVSESNGRIINSEGKLAGSSITQIDAIKNAYQKCSIPLESAISMATLYPAEYLGVSNYIGQLKKGYRADLAHFDSNFHVQNVWLAGKQIKEDPQ; this is translated from the coding sequence ATGAAACAAGCAATCACAGGCTCGAAGCTTTTCAACGGTATAGATTTTATTGAGCATAAAGCACTCCTCATTGAAGATCAACATATTGCTGGAATTGTAAATAAAGATGCTATACCCACTGACTTCCAAGTCAAAAAACTAGATGGTGGCATCTTGTCTCCAGGCTTTATTGATCTTCAAGTTAATGGAGGTGGTGGAAAGTTATTTAATAACTCTCCAGACAAGGAAAGCCTTAATACAATAATATCTGCACATCAATATTTTGGCACTACAAGTATTATGCCAACAGTCATCAGTGACTCGTTAAATATTTTGCAAAAATGCACTGACACTATCTCTAACGAGATTGATAATAATCACTCACTACTTGGCATTCACATTGAGGGGCCATTTTTCAATGTAAAGTATAGAGGGGTCCACCAAAAACAATATATTAATACCATTAATGCTTCATATTTAAATCTATTTGAGACACTCGATAAGTTTCCAGTCATGCTTACGCTTGCTCCCGAATGTATATCGATCAAGCAGCTTAAACATCTTAATTCTTTAGGTTTTAAAATTCTGGCAGGTCACACCGACGCAAACTACGATCAGCTCGAAGAAGCGGTTAAATATGGCTTAGATGGCTTCACTCATCTCTTTAATGCAATGGGCCAAATTTCAGCACGAGAGCCAGGTGTTGTCGGATCTGCATTTGATTTTGATGAAACATCCGCAAGTATTATTGTTGATTTACACCATGTTCATCCTTCTTTAATTAATCTCTCGTTCAAACAAAAACCAAAAGGAAAACTCTTTTTTGTCTCAGATTCTATGGCAACCATTAATCATGGGGAGCCCTCATTTGAGCTTTATGATGAAGTGGTTAGTGAGTCAAATGGACGCATTATTAATTCAGAAGGTAAACTTGCAGGCTCATCCATTACTCAAATTGATGCCATTAAAAATGCGTATCAAAAATGCAGCATTCCCCTAGAAAGTGCAATCTCTATGGCAACACTTTATCCAGCAGAATATTTAGGTGTGTCTAACTATATTGGCCAGTTAAAAAAAGGGTACCGAGCAGATCTTGCTCATTTTGACTCAAACTTTCATGTACAAAATGTTTGGCTCGCAGGAAAGCAAATAAAAGAGGATCCGCAATGA
- a CDS encoding Lrp/AsnC family transcriptional regulator, translated as MDSKDLHILSILQKNGRIPISELAIKLNMSDTPCLRRVKKLENSGVISGYSANLSADSLGFNAIVYVFVRLTENSNDNADMFEGAVKDFPEVLECSVISGSHDYLLKIISNDLLSYESFIKQSFGNLRCVSSIESTVVLKQTFSRQQLPLIKTEKKMSFF; from the coding sequence ATGGACTCTAAAGACTTACACATCTTATCAATACTACAGAAGAATGGAAGAATTCCAATTTCAGAGTTAGCTATTAAACTTAATATGTCTGACACGCCCTGCCTCAGGCGAGTCAAAAAACTTGAAAATTCTGGGGTCATCAGTGGCTATAGTGCTAATTTAAGTGCAGATAGTTTAGGCTTTAATGCTATTGTTTATGTTTTTGTAAGGCTCACTGAAAACTCTAACGATAATGCTGATATGTTTGAAGGTGCTGTAAAAGACTTTCCCGAAGTGCTTGAGTGCTCAGTTATTTCAGGCTCTCACGATTATCTTCTTAAGATTATATCTAATGACCTGTTAAGTTATGAGAGTTTTATTAAGCAATCATTTGGAAATTTGCGCTGTGTTTCTAGCATTGAGTCCACTGTTGTTCTTAAGCAAACATTTTCAAGGCAGCAGCTTCCACTCATTAAAACAGAAAAAAAAATGAGTTTCTTCTAG
- a CDS encoding cupin domain-containing protein encodes MANLVRKSFDNPDDSVTPDKTSVATLEFGSVKANRITLQPGWMWSECIKPHVGGESCQAGHLGTCIQGTMRVTHDDGTEMIVKAGDAYSISPGHDGEIISDEPFIGYEFNNQGKSFAVWDS; translated from the coding sequence ATGGCTAATTTAGTAAGAAAATCTTTTGACAACCCAGATGATTCCGTAACGCCTGATAAAACTAGCGTAGCAACATTAGAGTTTGGCTCAGTAAAAGCAAATAGAATTACACTTCAACCAGGATGGATGTGGTCGGAATGCATCAAGCCTCATGTTGGTGGTGAGAGTTGCCAGGCAGGACATCTAGGAACATGCATCCAAGGCACCATGCGTGTCACTCATGATGATGGTACAGAGATGATTGTAAAAGCTGGTGATGCATACTCTATATCTCCAGGGCATGATGGTGAAATAATTAGTGACGAACCATTTATAGGCTATGAGTTCAATAACCAGGGCAAGTCATTTGCAGTTTGGGATAGCTAA
- a CDS encoding aminotransferase class V-fold PLP-dependent enzyme, which produces MKKHSTQYKNYKKDFILTNANYLLNHSVGRPLKDTETIFTNQFFEPWSSSLDEPWNQWLPVIDHFTNELAQLFNAKKEEFCPQINLSSGLTKILQSFEENQNKKMVVLMSEVDFPGMGFVLQKALPIHSKIRFIPSNEDVTDYTVWEKYLTDEIDMVFISHAYSNTGQLSPIDNVLSFARSKNILSILDVAQSVGIVPINLEALEPDFMIGSSVKWLCGGPGSAYLWVNSKRLPYCKPRDVGWFSHENPFEFDIHDFRYKDTAMRFWGGTPSIAPYVIAAHSINYFNQIGIKKIRQHNQMLIEKVSGEFDVEFVSPREEAKRGGTMILDFKNNQERILSRLKENNISVDVRSQGIRISPHIYNDEANMSHLIEVIKTTKF; this is translated from the coding sequence TTGAAAAAGCATTCAACCCAATATAAGAATTACAAAAAAGACTTTATATTAACAAACGCTAATTACCTTCTAAATCACTCGGTTGGAAGGCCACTCAAGGACACTGAAACGATTTTTACTAATCAGTTTTTTGAACCTTGGTCCAGCTCTCTCGATGAGCCATGGAATCAATGGCTTCCAGTCATTGATCACTTTACAAATGAATTAGCTCAGCTATTCAATGCTAAAAAAGAGGAGTTCTGTCCGCAGATTAACCTCTCTTCAGGGCTCACTAAAATATTACAGTCCTTCGAAGAAAATCAAAACAAAAAAATGGTTGTTTTGATGAGTGAAGTCGATTTTCCGGGCATGGGATTTGTCTTGCAAAAAGCATTACCTATTCATTCTAAAATCAGGTTCATTCCCTCTAATGAGGATGTGACTGATTACACTGTTTGGGAGAAATATCTGACAGATGAAATTGATATGGTCTTTATCAGTCATGCTTATTCAAATACTGGTCAGCTCTCCCCAATAGATAATGTACTCTCTTTTGCTAGATCCAAAAATATATTATCAATACTGGATGTCGCGCAATCCGTTGGCATTGTTCCAATTAATCTAGAGGCTTTAGAGCCTGATTTTATGATTGGATCATCGGTAAAGTGGCTTTGCGGTGGACCGGGGTCAGCATACTTGTGGGTCAACTCTAAACGTCTTCCTTATTGCAAACCCAGAGATGTGGGCTGGTTTAGTCATGAAAATCCATTTGAATTTGATATTCATGATTTTAGATATAAAGACACTGCCATGAGGTTTTGGGGAGGAACGCCATCGATTGCTCCTTACGTCATTGCAGCGCATAGCATCAATTATTTCAATCAAATAGGAATTAAAAAAATTCGGCAGCATAATCAAATGCTCATTGAAAAAGTCTCAGGAGAGTTTGATGTTGAATTTGTATCTCCAAGGGAAGAGGCAAAGCGAGGAGGCACCATGATCCTTGATTTTAAAAATAATCAAGAGAGGATCTTAAGCCGCCTTAAAGAAAATAACATTAGTGTTGATGTTCGCAGTCAAGGCATACGCATCTCGCCTCACATTTATAATGATGAGGCAAATATGAGTCATCTTATTGAAGTTATTAAAACAACAAAGTTTTAA
- a CDS encoding pentapeptide repeat-containing protein — translation MKNFLLFFFLSMTIASSANADGADDWQDVGFNTDILNQLNQCKGCDLRATNFIRANLSGANLSGANFIEAKLSGANLSGANFEGSSLFGANFEGANLENTSFFAANLFGVTLKEAWLIGADLRQADLSKADLTLANLTGANLTNANLRGAILNGTIFCNTKTPWGLDNSSCE, via the coding sequence GTGAAAAATTTTCTACTCTTTTTCTTTCTTTCTATGACTATCGCTAGTTCTGCTAATGCAGATGGAGCTGATGACTGGCAAGATGTTGGTTTTAATACTGATATATTAAATCAACTGAATCAATGTAAGGGCTGTGACCTTCGCGCCACCAATTTTATTCGTGCCAACCTCTCTGGTGCAAACTTGAGTGGTGCAAACTTTATTGAAGCTAAACTCAGTGGCGCAAACTTAAGTGGCGCAAACTTTGAAGGATCAAGCTTATTTGGAGCTAACTTTGAAGGGGCTAATTTAGAGAATACTTCATTTTTTGCAGCCAATCTTTTTGGCGTAACCCTTAAGGAGGCCTGGTTGATTGGAGCTGACCTAAGACAAGCAGATTTAAGCAAGGCAGATTTAACGCTAGCCAATCTTACCGGTGCAAACCTGACAAATGCAAATCTAAGAGGGGCAATCCTTAATGGCACAATTTTTTGTAATACTAAAACCCCATGGGGCCTAGACAACTCTTCATGTGAGTGA
- a CDS encoding arginase family protein: MDKKTRDNSAMMNGLYWWGVPTLFRCPHKPEPEGCDIALVGVPHSTGNGTTQRDQHLGPRAVRNISAQGRRGHLKFGISPWEMCEIRDFGDVPLPEANNNEQCIERITEFYEVLAESGVRPVSIGGDHSITGGILQAIAGPKSKLTNGKKAVLVHFDAHTDAFHQLDHFLGAVKSAAHWASYLVRDGFVDASKSIQVGIRGNTRTLDWLDSSYELGYEIITKDNFDEFGVDKCIEMIQERVGDAPIYITFDLDCLDVTVAPGVSNLEPAIEGFKMPDVLKMLQGLRGKNIIGGDVVCLMPTVDSPNQITSHVANSIMFEMVCLIADNMGDKT, encoded by the coding sequence ATGGATAAGAAAACAAGAGACAACTCGGCAATGATGAATGGCCTATATTGGTGGGGCGTGCCAACACTTTTTCGTTGTCCACATAAGCCTGAGCCCGAAGGCTGTGATATTGCACTTGTTGGAGTGCCTCATAGCACAGGAAATGGAACGACTCAGCGTGATCAGCACTTAGGTCCAAGAGCGGTAAGAAACATTTCAGCTCAGGGGAGAAGGGGTCATTTAAAGTTTGGCATCTCTCCATGGGAGATGTGCGAAATTAGGGATTTTGGCGATGTTCCGCTTCCTGAAGCTAACAATAACGAGCAGTGCATTGAGAGAATAACGGAGTTTTATGAAGTGCTTGCTGAGTCTGGCGTTCGCCCAGTTTCAATTGGTGGGGACCATTCAATTACAGGCGGGATCTTGCAGGCCATTGCAGGCCCAAAATCCAAACTAACCAATGGGAAAAAGGCTGTATTGGTTCATTTCGATGCGCACACAGACGCCTTTCACCAGCTTGATCATTTTTTAGGTGCAGTCAAATCCGCAGCACACTGGGCGAGCTATTTGGTTAGAGATGGGTTTGTAGATGCGTCAAAAAGTATCCAAGTTGGAATCAGGGGAAACACGAGAACGCTTGACTGGTTGGATTCAAGCTATGAGCTGGGCTATGAGATCATTACCAAGGATAACTTTGATGAATTTGGTGTTGATAAATGCATAGAAATGATTCAAGAGCGCGTTGGTGATGCGCCTATCTATATTACATTTGATTTAGACTGTCTAGATGTGACAGTAGCTCCTGGTGTGTCTAACCTCGAGCCTGCTATCGAAGGCTTTAAAATGCCAGATGTCCTCAAGATGCTTCAAGGTCTTCGTGGTAAAAATATTATTGGGGGTGACGTAGTTTGTCTCATGCCAACAGTGGACTCACCTAACCAGATTACCTCACATGTAGCGAATTCAATCATGTTTGAGATGGTGTGTTTAATCGCTGACAATATGGGCGATAAAACCTAG
- a CDS encoding Ldh family oxidoreductase produces MIKTLQISEKEGWDLAFNALVNNNTSEENAKEVADALISAEFDGQAGHGLSRVPSYVEQLTAGKVKGAEAPSIISSKGSVIRIDAKNGFAYPAISLALKEITTTCKNFGIAAASITRSHHFGQAGRHVEILADHGLIGLMFGNTPKAISPWGGTKPLFGTNPIAFSTPREGEAPLVIDMSLSKVARGKVMVANQQDEKIPEGWAIDSEGKPTTDPKKALEGAMLPIGDAKGSALALMVEILAAGLTGSNFGFEASSFLNADGDAPGVGQLIIAIDPSFFAGDQFSERTETIVSSILEQPSTRLPGNKRLEKRKIRESSQSITISKELFEKISKLS; encoded by the coding sequence ATGATAAAAACTTTGCAAATTTCTGAAAAAGAGGGGTGGGATTTAGCATTCAACGCTCTAGTTAATAATAATACTTCAGAAGAAAATGCCAAAGAGGTTGCTGATGCATTAATCAGTGCTGAGTTTGATGGACAAGCGGGGCATGGACTTTCACGAGTACCCTCTTATGTTGAGCAGCTGACTGCAGGCAAGGTTAAAGGAGCTGAGGCGCCATCAATCATTAGTTCAAAGGGCAGCGTTATAAGAATTGACGCTAAAAATGGCTTTGCCTACCCTGCTATTTCATTGGCATTAAAAGAGATAACGACTACCTGTAAAAACTTTGGAATCGCTGCTGCTAGTATAACGCGCTCCCATCACTTTGGTCAGGCTGGAAGACATGTGGAGATTTTGGCTGATCATGGCCTTATAGGCTTAATGTTTGGCAATACCCCGAAAGCGATTTCGCCTTGGGGAGGTACTAAACCTCTATTTGGAACCAACCCAATAGCATTCTCAACGCCACGAGAGGGCGAGGCGCCACTCGTTATCGATATGAGTTTGAGTAAAGTTGCTCGCGGTAAGGTCATGGTTGCGAACCAACAGGATGAAAAGATTCCAGAGGGCTGGGCCATTGACAGTGAAGGTAAGCCCACGACTGATCCAAAGAAAGCTTTAGAGGGTGCGATGCTTCCGATAGGAGACGCCAAAGGAAGTGCTCTTGCGCTCATGGTAGAAATATTAGCCGCAGGACTAACAGGTTCAAATTTTGGTTTTGAGGCAAGCTCATTTTTAAATGCTGATGGAGATGCGCCAGGAGTTGGGCAGCTCATCATAGCAATTGATCCTAGCTTTTTTGCAGGTGATCAATTCTCTGAGAGAACAGAGACTATCGTTTCTTCAATTCTTGAGCAGCCATCAACGAGACTTCCTGGTAATAAACGTTTAGAAAAGAGAAAAATCCGTGAAAGCTCTCAGAGTATTACTATTTCAAAAGAATTATTTGAGAAGATTTCTAAGCTTAGTTAG
- a CDS encoding inverse autotransporter beta domain-containing protein, with amino-acid sequence MKLSSNKVSKVLLSSILTMSLGFSLTVHADDSEQIKSSLMSRMTGATGSFISSGIGAILSPNFDTVEVSTNLKEGDSSVDIGVLKAFGDNPNSFLFNQINLNRFDKRTTLNLGFGYRRLNADETWMTGVNAFYDHEFPDDHKRNGVGFEVVSSVLESRVNIYKGTTGYIKDKSGTDSKVLDGRDMGFKVALPYLPGMMFGMNAVQWDGIDGLKDQKMRKYSLGGSLSDNLSLNYVRTDYKDAAKKDTDSISLNFTWAFGQEKHVRPTLFTLSDKAYEFKKLGAERYDLVKRENQLVKKRSGTLTVTGI; translated from the coding sequence ATGAAATTATCAAGTAATAAGGTATCTAAGGTTTTACTTAGCTCTATCTTGACAATGTCACTAGGGTTTTCCTTGACGGTACATGCGGATGATTCTGAGCAGATTAAGTCCTCATTAATGAGCAGAATGACGGGAGCTACTGGATCTTTTATCTCTTCTGGTATTGGAGCAATTCTGAGTCCTAATTTTGACACGGTAGAGGTCAGTACTAATTTAAAAGAGGGCGATTCGAGTGTTGATATAGGTGTTCTAAAAGCCTTCGGTGATAACCCTAACTCTTTTCTTTTTAACCAGATCAATCTTAATCGGTTTGATAAGAGAACCACTTTAAATCTTGGTTTTGGTTACAGAAGACTTAATGCTGATGAAACCTGGATGACCGGGGTTAATGCATTTTATGATCACGAGTTTCCAGATGATCACAAACGAAACGGCGTAGGATTTGAAGTAGTAAGTTCAGTCTTAGAGTCCAGAGTCAATATATATAAAGGTACTACTGGGTATATAAAGGACAAGAGCGGAACTGACTCAAAGGTTTTAGATGGAAGGGACATGGGCTTCAAGGTTGCGCTTCCTTACCTTCCCGGCATGATGTTCGGTATGAACGCAGTGCAGTGGGATGGTATCGATGGCCTGAAAGATCAAAAGATGAGAAAGTACTCTTTAGGCGGAAGCTTATCTGATAACTTATCTTTGAATTACGTCCGCACTGATTATAAAGATGCCGCTAAGAAGGATACTGACAGCATTTCACTGAACTTCACTTGGGCATTTGGTCAAGAAAAACACGTAAGACCAACCCTCTTTACTTTGTCTGATAAGGCTTACGAGTTTAAGAAGCTTGGTGCTGAAAGGTATGACCTTGTTAAGCGTGAAAATCAGCTTGTCAAGAAAAGGTCCGGCACATTAACAGTAACTGGAATCTAA
- a CDS encoding MBL fold metallo-hydrolase, whose amino-acid sequence MSLIFKQLFERESCTYTYLIADSLTKEAAIIDAVDIMIERDTALLKELELDLKFIIETHIHADHITSACPLKKYYPNARIVLGMENIDAEACADIMVSEGHLLPIGSYEIKAIETPGHTIGCMSYIVEDKVLTGDALFIRSTGRCDFQGGSAETLYESIHKLYKLADNTEVYPAHDYNGLSVSTIGEEKKFNTMIKDSYDQDRFIQNVNNLDLSLPKKIKVAVPANQSCGLVPEAALI is encoded by the coding sequence ATGAGTCTAATTTTTAAACAATTATTTGAAAGGGAGAGCTGTACCTATACCTACCTTATTGCAGATAGTTTGACCAAAGAGGCTGCCATTATTGATGCTGTGGATATTATGATTGAGAGGGATACTGCCTTATTGAAAGAACTTGAACTTGACCTAAAATTCATTATTGAGACGCATATTCATGCTGATCATATAACTAGTGCTTGTCCACTTAAAAAATACTATCCCAATGCAAGAATCGTATTAGGAATGGAAAATATTGATGCAGAAGCCTGCGCAGATATTATGGTAAGTGAAGGACATCTTCTTCCAATTGGTTCATATGAAATAAAGGCAATTGAAACACCTGGACACACTATAGGCTGCATGTCATATATTGTAGAGGATAAAGTTTTAACAGGAGATGCACTTTTTATCAGAAGCACAGGGCGCTGTGATTTCCAAGGAGGCTCAGCAGAAACGTTATATGAATCTATTCATAAACTCTACAAGCTAGCTGACAACACTGAAGTCTATCCAGCACATGACTATAACGGCCTATCTGTGAGCACAATCGGTGAAGAAAAAAAATTTAATACGATGATCAAAGACTCTTATGATCAAGATAGATTTATTCAAAATGTAAATAATTTAGATCTATCACTTCCAAAAAAAATTAAAGTAGCTGTTCCAGCAAATCAGAGCTGTGGTCTAGTCCCAGAAGCAGCTTTAATCTAG